A genomic window from Camelina sativa cultivar DH55 chromosome 2, Cs, whole genome shotgun sequence includes:
- the LOC104743621 gene encoding uncharacterized protein LOC104743621 has protein sequence MTTETIIQGAILALTFVTFWAIKYLSQRGLTKFRNKHRATLQTQRQLIQASRLLARARTTPKKSQSQSLAKTALSEADDVISISPDDAAGHIVRALALDLLGHHTSALKSFDTALTYPRLKSLSVGERADALVKRAEMKLAVNRRRRIDSAIEDLEEAVRLAAGTDTARLFRLLGECYEFKGLNEKAHWAFNESLKVATKFSNGS, from the coding sequence ATGACTACAGAAACAATTATACAAGGAGCGATTTTGGCACTGACCTTTGTTACGTTTTGGGCGATTAAGTATCTCTCTCAAAGAGGCCTAACCAAATTTCGAAACAAACACCGAGCCACACTCCAAACCCAGCGTCAGCTCATCCAAGCCTCACGTCTCCTCGCTCGAGCCCGAACCACACCTAAGAAATCCCAATCTCAATCTCTCGCCAAGACGGCGCTCAGTGAAGCCGACGATGTGATCTCGATTTCACCGGACGATGCAGCTGGTCATATCGTCCGTGCCTTAGCTCTAGATCTGCTTGGTCACCACACCTCTGCTCTCAAATCGTTCGATACGGCGCTGACTTATCCGCGTTTGAAGTCTCTTTCGGTGGGAGAACGCGCCGATGCGCTTGTTAAAAGAGCTGAGATGAAACTGGCTGTGAATCGGCGACGTAGGATTGATTCGGCGATTGAGGATCTGGAAGAGGCGGTGAGGCTTGCCGCCGGCACGGATACGGCGAGACTATTCCGTCTACTGGGCGAGTGTTATGAGTTCAAGGGCTTGAATGAGAAGGCCCATTGGGCTTTTAATGAATCTTTAAAAGTCGCAACCAAGTTCAGCAACGGCTCGTGa
- the LOC104743566 gene encoding cell wall / vacuolar inhibitor of fructosidase 2, whose amino-acid sequence MASSLIFLLLIFTLSFPSSTLISAKSNATIIESTCKTTNNYKFCVSALKSDPRSPTADTKGLAAIMIGVGMTNATSTATYIAGNLTSAANDVVLKKVLQDCSEKYALAADSLRQTIQDLDDEAYDYASMHVLAAEDYPNVCRNIFRRAKGLSYPVEIRRREQSLRRICGVVSGILDRLVE is encoded by the coding sequence ATGGCTTCTTCTCttatcttcctcctcctcatctttACCCTATCCTTTCCATCCTCAACCCTAATCTCAGCCAAATCCAACGCGACAATAATCGAATCAACTTGCAAAACCACGAACAACTACAAATTCTGTGTCTCGGCTCTCAAATCCGACCCAAGAAGTCCCACAGCCGACACAAAAGGTCTCGCAGCCATTATGATCGGCGTTGGTATGACAAACGCCACTTCCACCGCAACTTACATCGCCGGAAACCTAACATCCGCTGCAAACGACGTCGTCCTTAAAAAGGTGTTACAAGATTGCTCCGAGAAGTATGCTCTCGCCGCTGATTCTCTCCGTCAAACAATTCAAGATCTTGATGATGAAGCTTATGACTATGCTTCCATGCATGTGCTGGCGGCGGAGGATTATCCTAATGTTTGCCGCAATATTTTCCGCCGAGCTAAGGGGCTGTCTTATCCGGTGGAGATTCGTCGGCGTGAACAGAGTCTGAGACGTATCTGTGGTGTTGTCTCAGGGATTCTTGATCGTCTTGTTGAATGa
- the LOC104743611 gene encoding receptor-like cytosolic serine/threonine-protein kinase RBK1 gives MAVEEMEKKNRGNQETEELKQSTPRCVLEIPVMSSDSDNSSSSSSCSSCSPDKSTSPLSTTPTNVSSFHQWNKMIDSIKKKSIRRFSVIPLLASYELTRKNMRRKQHKLTPSSENEFDCGPILFAKPSWRNFTFDELVAATDNFNPENMIGKGGHAEVYKGVLPDGETVAIKKLTRNAKEVEERASDFLSELGIIAHVNHPNAARLRGFSSDRGLHFVLEYSPHGSLASLLFGSEGCLDWKKRYKVALGIADGLSYLHNDCPRRIIHRDIKASNILLSQDYEAQISDFGLAKWLPENWPHHIVFPIEGTFGYLAPEYFMHGIVDEKTDVFAFGVLLLEIITGRRAVDTASRQSLVMWAKPLLEKNSVEEIVDPQLGNDFDETEMKRVMQTASKCIHHVSTMRPDMNRLVQLLRGDDRLAELQQKTGGARTVSLDECDLDHTSSSYLNDLTRHRQLLME, from the exons ATGGCGGTTGAAG agatggagaagaagaacagaggaaacCAAGAGACGGAGGAGCTAAAACAGAGTACTCCAAGATGCGTGCTTGAAATCCCGGTAATGAGCTCTGATTCCGataacagcagcagcagcagcagttgTAGCTCGTGTTCTCCTGATAAATCAACGTCTCCGTTATCTACAACTCCTACGAACGTTTCGTCGTTTCACCAATGGAACAAGATGATCGATTCCATCAAGAAGAAATCAATAAGGAGATTCTCAGTCATTCCTCTCCTCGCTAGCTACGAGCTCACCCGTAAGAACATGCGTCGGAAACAGCATAAGCTGACTCCTTCCTCGGAAAACGAATTCGATTGTGGTCCAATCCTCTTCGCTAAACCTTCCTGGCGTAATTTCACCTTCGACGAGCTCGTTGCCGCCACCGACAATTTTAATCCCG AGAACATGATTGGGAAAGGAGGACATGCGGAGGTATACAAAGGTGTGTTACCGGACGGAGAGACCGTAGCGATCAAGAAGCTGACGAGAAACGCTAAGGAAGTAGAAGAAAGAGCCAGTGATTTCTTATCGGAGCTTGGGATAATAGCACATGTTAACCATCCAAACGCAGCTAGGCTTCGTGGTTTCAGCAGTGATCGCGGTTTGCATTTTGTGCTTGAGTACTCTCCTCATGGCAGTCTCGCTTCTCTACTCtttg GATCTGAGGGGTGTTTGGATTGGAAGAAACGGTATAAAGTGGCTTTGGGTATAGCTGATGGTTTGAGTTATCTTCATAATGACTGCCCTCGTCGGATTATTCACCGTGATATCAAAGCTTCTAACATTTTGCTCAGTCAAGATTACGAAGCTCAG ATTTCGGATTTTGGACTAGCTAAGTGGCTCCCAGAGAATTGGCCTCATCACATTGTTTTCCCAATCGAAGGCACATTCGG aTATCTAGCTCCAGAGTACTTTATGCACGGGATTGTCGATGAGAAGACAGATGTGTTTGCGTTTGGTGTATTGCTTTTAGAGATCATAACTGGTCGTCGAGCTGTTGATACAGCTAGCAGGCAAAGCTTAGTTATGTGG GCAAAACCTCTTTTAGAGAAGAACAGCGTGGAAGAAATAGTTGATCCTCAGCTAGGAAATGACTTTGATGAGACCGAGATGAAACGAGTGATGCAAACAGCTTCCAAGTGCATACACCATGTATCCACCATGCGTCCTGACATGAACCGG TTGGTGCAGCTCTTGCGTGGAGATGACCGGTTAGCTGAGCTGCAACAAAAAACAGGCGGAGCAAGAACAGTGAGTCTCGACGAGTGCGACTTAGATCACACCTCTTCCTCTTACCTTAATGATCTCACTCGGCATAGACAACTCTTGATGGAGTAA
- the LOC109124495 gene encoding histone acetyltransferase of the MYST family 1: MGSSANTETAMVIATPASNHNNPVTNGGGAITNHTPAPILDLVISESDSSKKRRTGVLPLEVGTRVMCQWRDGKYHPVKVIERRKNYGGGNNDYEYYVHYTEFNRRLDEWIKLEQLDLDSVECALDEKVEDKVTSLKMTRHQKRKIDETHVEGHEELDAASLREHEEFTKVKNIATIELGKYEIETWYFSPFPPEYNDCVKLFFCEFCLSFMKRKEQLQRHMRKCDLKHPPGDEIYRSSTLSMFEVDGKKNKVYAQNLCYLAKLFLDHKTLYYDVDLFLFYILCECDDRGCHMVGYFSKEKHSEEAYNLACILTLPPYQRKGYGKFLIAFSYELSKKEGKVGTPERPLSDLGLVSYRGYWTRILLDILKKHKGNISIKELSDMTAIKAEDILSTLQSLELIQYRKGQHVICADPKVLDRHLKAAGRGGLDVDVSKMIWTPYKEQS, encoded by the exons atgggatcGTCTGCGAATACAGAGACGGCGATGGTCATCGCAACACCGGCGTCGAACCACAATAATCCGGTAACCAACGGCGGAGGTGCGATTACGAATCATACTCCTGCTCCGATACTAGATCTCGTGATCTCAGAATCGGATTCgtcgaagaagagaagaacagGGGTGCTTCCTCTCGAGGTTGGTACTCGCGTGATGTGTCAATGGAGAGACGGGAAGTACCATCCGGTGAAGGTTATCGAGCGCCGGAAGAATTATGGTGGTGGCAACAATGATTACGAGTATTACGTTCACTACACTGAGT TTAATAGAAGATTGGATGAATGGATTAAGCTGGAACAGCTAGACCTTGATTCAGTAGAGTGTGCTTTAGATGAAAAAGTTGAAGACAAG GTGACTAGCTTGAAGATGACACGGCACCAGAAACGGAAGATTGATGAGACACATGTAGAG GGTCATGAAGAGCTGGATGCTGCGAGTTTGCGTGAACACGAGGAGTTCACGAAAGTGAAGAACATAGCAACGATTGAGCTTGGGAAATATGAAATTGAGACATGGTACTTCTCTCCTTTTCCGCCAGAATACAATGACTGTGTGAAGCTCTTTTTCTGTGAGTTTTGCCTTAGTTTTATGAAGCGCAAAGAGCAGCTTCAAAGACATATG AGAAAATGTGATCTGAAGCACCCCCCTGGGGATGAAATCTATCGAAGTTCTACTTTGTCAATGTTTGAG GTGGATGGCAAGAAGAACAAGGTCTACGCGCAGAATCTCTGTTATCTGGCGAAGCTATTTCTTGACCACAAAACTCTTTACTATGATGTTGATTTGTTCCTGTTCTATATTCTCTGTGAATGTGATGATCGTGGATGTCACATGGTTGGATACTTTTCAAAG GAGAAACACTCGGAAGAAGCTTACAACTTGGCTTGCATCCTCACCCTTCCTCCTTATCAAAGGAAAGGCTACGGAAAATTCTTAATAGCCTtct CCTATGAACTCTCAAAGAAAGAGGGCAAAGTCGGGACACCAGAGCGACCCCTCTCTGATCTAGGCTTAGTGAGTTACAGAGGTTACTGGACTCGGATTTTATTAGACATCTTGAAAAAGCACAAGGGCAACATATCTATCAAG GAGCTGAGTGACATGACAGCAATTAAAGCAGAAGATATATTAAGCACCCTTCAGAGCTTGGAACTGATACAGTACAGGAAAGGACAACACGTGATCTGCGCGGATCCTAAGGTACTGGATCGACACTTGAAAGCGGCAGGCCGTGGTGGCCTTGATGTAGATGTTAGCAAAATGATCTGGACTCCTTACAAAGAGCAGAGCTAA
- the LOC104762701 gene encoding uncharacterized protein LOC104762701 — protein MALLGDDGRGFDLARRLEVSGVWRTWLGDSIYSSFHYHLSSPSNWEAFMRVDESKPRSQIQLQLRVRALLFDKATVSLFLRSNTTAASSSSSSVSDVSSVAVSKLNPNYLQLHGDDVYYTLENASLEGGFHRDGGIRHNPSLTKSLSKSSARGSESDYCNLSQRSRFEELPDTWYTQFISRYGFKYGMSVGGQESDKRTAEGMSTYLRVVDSHKRKRAPFLEDRSLGHMSRSSSAHPSSGFDNSEDDILFLPETMFRMNCVPESALSPVTRAQSNFKTDFFGVLDTLPQVTTRSHVMIERLGMMPEYHRMEDRGVLRRKKAEKMGFSDDQAALVSQKVVARMLLTMGFEGATEVPIDVFSQLVSRHISKLGSILKLLTDSYKKECSAMQLIKMFLNTTGYSNLGSLAELVRDSTKSHPPPNQKQAQVLQQQLHLQQQASLRLPQQIQRQMHPQMQQMVNSPTFQQQQQLERLRRRQVTSPRPNMDMEKDRPLVQVKLENPSEMAVDGNAFNPMNPRHQQIQQQLRQQQIAAMSNMQQQPGYNQFRQLASMQIPQMQTPTPGTVRAQPVKVEGFEQLMGGDSSLKHESDDKLRSPPTK, from the exons ATGGCACTGCTCGGCGACGACGGTCGTGGCTTCGATCTAGCTAGAAGACTTGAAGTTTCCGGCGTGTGGCGGACATGGCTCGGCGATTCTATCTATTCCTCCTTTCACTATcacctctcttctccttcaaacTGGGAAGCTTTTATGCGCGTTGATGAGTCCAAGCCTAGGTCTCAGATTCAGCTCCAGCTCCGCGTTCGTGCTCTCTTATTCGATAAAGCCACCGTCTCACTTTTCCTCCGATCCAATACCACCGCCGcgtcatcttcctcttcttccgtTTCCGATGTCTCTTCTGTCGCCGTGTCCAAGCTCAATCCTAATT ATTTACAGCTTCACGGAGATGATGTGTACTACACGTTGGAGAACGCTTCTCTCGAAGGTGGGTTTCACCGAGACGGTGGGATTCGCCACAATCCGAGCTTAACCAAG AGTCTATCTAAGTCAAGTGCGAGAGGTAGCGAATCTGATTACTGTAATCTGTCTCAAAGATCTAGGTTTGAGGAGCTACCAGACACATGGTACACTCAGTTTATTTCAAGGTATGGTTTTAAGTATGGGATGTCAGTTGGAGGGCAAGAATCTGATAAACGAACAGCTGAAGGGATGTCTACTTACCTTAGAGTTGTGGATAGTCATAAGAGAAAGCGTGCACCTTTTTTAGAAGATCGAAGTTTAGGTCATATGAGTAGGTCATCTAGTGCACATCCAAGTTCTGGCTTCGATAATTCAGAAGATGATATACTTTTTCTTCCAGAGACAATGTTTAGAATGAACTGTGTACCCGAGTCTGCCCTTTCGCCGGTTACCAGAGCACAAAGCAACTTCAAAACAGACTTCTTTGGGGTACTTGATACTTTACCGCAAGTTACTACCAGGAGTCATGTCATGATCGAGAGGCTTGGGATGATGCCTGAGTACCATAGGATGGAAGACAGAGGAGTTCTGCGCCGTAAAAAGGCTGAAAAAATGGGTTTTAGTGATGATCAAGCGGCTCTGGTGTCACAGAAAGTTGTTGCACGCATGCTTCTGACGATGGGATTCGAAGGTGCAACCGAGGTTCCGATTGATGTCTTCTCTCAGTTGGTTAGCCGACATATCTCTAAATTAGGCAGTATTTTGAAGCTTCTTACTGATAGTTACAAAAAGGAGTGCTCAGCGATGCAGTTGATTAAGATGTTCCTTAATACGACGGGATATAG TAATCTTGGGAGTTTAGCAGAGCTTGTTAGAGATAGTACTAAGAGCCATCCTCCTCCAAATCAGAAACAAGCACAAGTACTGCAGCAACAGTTACATCTGCAGCAACAAGCATCTCTCCGGTTACCGCAACAA ATCCAGAGGCAAATGCATCCACAGATGCAGCAAATGGTTAATTCGCCAACCtttcagcagcagcaacagctaGAGAGACTGCGTAGGCGTCAAGTTACATCACCACGACCCAACATGGATATGGAAAAAGATCGGCCGCTGGTTCAGGTAAAGCTAGAGAATCCTTCTGAAATGGCAGTAGATGGAAATGCCTTCAACCCTATGAACCCAAGACACCAACAGATACAGCAGCAACTCAGACAGCAACAGATTGCTGCCATGTCGAATATGCAGCAACAGCCGGGCTATAACCAATTCAGGCAATTGGCTTCAATGCAAATTCCACAAATGCAGACACC TACACCAGGAACGGTCAGGGCTCAACCCGTTAAGGTAGAAGGATTCGAACAACTAATGGGAGGGGATTCTTCTCTTAAGCATGAGTCAGATGATAAGCTGAGATCTCCACCTACCAAATAG
- the LOC104743628 gene encoding AP2-like ethylene-responsive transcription factor AIL7 isoform X2 codes for MADSTTLSTFFDSQILSQTQIPKLEDFLGDSFVRYSDDQTETLDDSSSLTRFYDLRHHTVTGGFFSDHHHHHDFKTVNSGSEIVDDIVATHLSGHAAVKSSSTTAELGFNNGGATTGEALSLAVNNNTSSDQQPQSNKKKTIVSKKDSSDESKKKVVEPLGQRTSIYRGVTRHRWTGRYEAHLWDNSCRREGQARKGRQVYLGGYDKEDKAARAYDLAALKYWGHIATTNFPVASYSKELEEMNHMTKQEFIASLRRKSSGFSRGASMYRGVTRHHQQGRWQARIGRVAGNKDLYLGTFATEEEAAEAYDIAAIKFRGINAVTNFEMNRYDVEAVMKCSFPVGAAKRHKVAVESPPSSDHSLQQQDLLPPSSSSDVHPNSIPCGIPYDPSVLYHHQNFFQHYPLVSDSTVQVPMNSAEFFLWPNQSY; via the exons ATGGCGGATTCAACAACCTTATCCACTTTTTTCGATTCACAAATCCTTTCTCAGACTCAGATTCCAAAGCTCGAAGATTTTCTCGGCGATTCCTTCGTCCGTTACTCCGATGACCAAACCGAGACACTAGAcgactcttcttctctcactcGATTCTACGATCTACGTCACCACACCGTTACCGGAGGGTTCTTCtccgatcatcatcatcaccacgatTTCAAGACGGTTAACTCTGGTTCAGAGATCGTCGATGACATCGTTGCCACTCATCTCTCTGGTCACGCGGCGGTGAAGTCATCATCAACCACGGCGGAGCTAGGGTTTAACAACGGTGGTGCAACCACCGGAGAAGCTTTGTCTCTGGCGGTTAACAACAACACATCGTCAGATCAACAACCTCagagcaacaagaagaagacgataGTATCTAAGAAGGATTCATCGGATGAGTCGAAGAAGAAGGTTGTCGAACCATTGGGACAAAGAACTTCGATTTATCGAGGAGTCACCAG ACATAGATGGACTGGGAGATACGAAGCTCATCTATGGGATAACAGCTGTAGGAGGGAAGGTCAAGCCAGAAAAGGACGTCAAG TGTACTTAG GTGGATATGACAAGGAAGATAAAGCAGCTAGAGCCTATGACTTAGCAGCTTTGAAATACTGGGGTCATATTGCTACTACAAATTTCCCG GTAGCGAGTTATTCAAAAGAACTTGAGGAAATGAATCACATGACCAAGCAAGAGTTCATTGCATCTCTTAGGAG GAAAAGTAGCGGTTTTTCGAGAGGAGCTTCTATGTATAGAGGTGTCACAAGGCATCATCAACAAGGTCGTTGGCAAGCAAGGATCGGCCGTGTCGCAGGCAACAAAGATCTTTACCTCGGAACCTTTG CAACCGAAGAGGAAGCAGCAGAGGCTTATGACATAGCAGCCATAAAGTTCAGAGGAATCAACGCAGTAACTAACTTTGAGATGAACCGCTATGACGTTGAAGCAGTCATGAAATGTTCTTTCCCCGTAGGAGCTGCGAAACGCCACAAGGTCGCTGTTGAATCTCCCCCTTCATCTGACCATAGCCTCCAACAACAAGATTTGCTTcctccctcttcttcctctgatgtTCACCCTAACTCAATCCCATGTGGTATTCCATACGACCCGTCAGTTCTTTATCACCACCAGAACTTCTTTCAGCATTATCCTTTGGTTTCTGACTCCACAGTTCAAGTTCCTATGAACTCAGCTGAGTTTTTCTTGTGGCCTAACCAGTCTTACTAA
- the LOC104743584 gene encoding uncharacterized protein LOC104743584, whose translation MSVRTLLWAVREREHFMESNLIIFSKNIDEQLTSLVESIKKKADFDIVFLDPSSILENSAGTPPVFVEHIKDVSYRCGTCNSSSITNPNFTKPSLSSNPVDKLLDSPNVETFFSNLSQPIGKFANAYTEVYWFVDDSSIINQLDPGLVYRTITSGLSKKGYKGSNMGMIHAFIEDKNTLSKEVLDIYLENLIFTFTFSKGNKYAMLHEILPWALTKRALPTNLVVLSRNINEEVSRVLQSLRKDGRFNIVFHDPTTLLLACVGEPIKKDSSYRCPSCNSIIGRAGQSSSQNQ comes from the exons ATGTCAGTGCGGACTCTTCTCTGggcagtgagagagagagagcattttatggaatcaaatttgattatattttcaaaaaacattgACGAGCAGTTGACAAGTCTCGTTGAGAGTATCAAAAAGAAAGCTGATTTCGATATTGTCTTCCTAGATCCTAGCAGCATATTAGAGAACAGTGCTGGAACCCCCCCTGTCTTCGTCGAGCATATCAAAGACGTTAGTTACCGTTGCGGCACTTGTAATTCTTCTTCTATAACCAACCCTAATTTTACAAAGCCTAGTCTCTCATCCAACCCCGTCGATAAATTACTCGATAGCCCCAACGTCGAAACATTTTTCAGCAATTTATCCCAGCCCATCGGAAAATTCGCTA ACGCGTACACAGAAGTCTACTGGTTCGTCGATGATTCGTCAATCATTAACCAACTCGATCCTGGTTTGGTTTATCGGACTATCACATCCGGTCTTTCGAAAAAGGGCTATAAGGGAAGCAATATGGGAATGATCCACGCGTTCATTGAGGATAAGAATACACTCTCCAAAGAAGTGCTGgatatatatttggaaaaccTAATCTTTACCTTTACCTTTTCCAAAG GAAATAAATATGCAATGTTACATGAAATTCTTCCTTGGGCACTGACAAAACGTGCTCTACCAACCAATTTGGTTGTACTCTCAAGAAACATCAATGAAGAGGTCTCAAGGGTTCTTCAAAGTTTGAGAAAGGATGGTAGGTTCAATATTGTCTTTCATGATCCTACTACCCTGTTACTTGCATGTGTTGGAGAACCCATCAAGAAGGACTCTAGTTACCGCTGCCCCTCTTGTAATTCTATTATTGGCAGGGCAGGCCAAAGTAGCTCGCAAAACCAATAA
- the LOC104743591 gene encoding uncharacterized protein LOC104743591 has product MSSDSVEEPARSHWNHRHVKVNKNTGVFWDVVDFPIPTAECDPDLISKKIKSALAEKGCYNGPLSISLYDTEDEKTLLPPSTKQELIDRYEAAGVSLNFVPKEEHGYERVYKMLVDILLWAVNSPACSNLIILSKGAIKEERTLEIIESLYFGSFDAKVVLPERTSELMPFTESSAWLWELLCDGGGSSQSCADTDAVGPSED; this is encoded by the exons ATGTCTTCCGATTCCGTCGAGGAACCCGCCAGGTCTCATTGGAATCATCGTCACGTCA AGGTTAACAAGAACACAGGTGTGTTCTGGGACGTGGTGGATTTCCCAATCCCTACTGCTGAATGTGATCCTGATTTGATTTCTAAGAAGATCAAATCAGCTCTTGCTGAAAAGGGTTGTTATAATGGTCCTTTGTCAATCTCGTTGTACGACACCGAAGATGAGAAAACCCTTCTTCCCCCCTCCACGAAACAAGAATTGATAGATAGATACGAGGCTGCCGGGGTCAGTTTAAATTTCGTACCCAAAG AGGAACATGGATATGAGAGAGTTTATAAGATGTTAGTGGACATTCTTTTGTGGGCAGTGAATAGTCCTGCCTGTTCAAATTtgattatactctcaaaaggAGCCATCAAAGAAGAGAGGACCCTCGAAATTATTGAAAGTTTGTATTTCGGGAGTTTTGATGCCAAAGTTGTCTTACCAGAGCGTACATCAGAATTGATGCCTTTTACTGAAAGCTCAGCATGGCTTTGGGAGTTGCTTTGTGATGGAGGCGGAAGCTCACAATCTTGTGCTGATACTGATGCTGTTGGTCCATCCGAGGACTAG
- the LOC104743628 gene encoding AP2-like ethylene-responsive transcription factor AIL7 isoform X1 — MAPPPMTTNLLTFSLSPMEMLKSPDQSHFPPPSYDASSTPYLIDNFYVFKEEAEEIEAAAASSMADSTTLSTFFDSQILSQTQIPKLEDFLGDSFVRYSDDQTETLDDSSSLTRFYDLRHHTVTGGFFSDHHHHHDFKTVNSGSEIVDDIVATHLSGHAAVKSSSTTAELGFNNGGATTGEALSLAVNNNTSSDQQPQSNKKKTIVSKKDSSDESKKKVVEPLGQRTSIYRGVTRHRWTGRYEAHLWDNSCRREGQARKGRQVYLGGYDKEDKAARAYDLAALKYWGHIATTNFPVASYSKELEEMNHMTKQEFIASLRRKSSGFSRGASMYRGVTRHHQQGRWQARIGRVAGNKDLYLGTFATEEEAAEAYDIAAIKFRGINAVTNFEMNRYDVEAVMKCSFPVGAAKRHKVAVESPPSSDHSLQQQDLLPPSSSSDVHPNSIPCGIPYDPSVLYHHQNFFQHYPLVSDSTVQVPMNSAEFFLWPNQSY; from the exons ATGGCTCCTCCTCCAATGACGACGAATTTGTTAACGTTTTCTCTGTCACCAATGGAGATGTTGAAATCACCTGATCAGTCTCACTTTCCTCCACCTTCTTACGACGCTTCTTCAACTCCTTATCTCATCGATAACTTCTATG tattcaaagaagaagctgaggagaTAGAAGCTGCTGCTGCATCTTCAATGGCGGATTCAACAACCTTATCCACTTTTTTCGATTCACAAATCCTTTCTCAGACTCAGATTCCAAAGCTCGAAGATTTTCTCGGCGATTCCTTCGTCCGTTACTCCGATGACCAAACCGAGACACTAGAcgactcttcttctctcactcGATTCTACGATCTACGTCACCACACCGTTACCGGAGGGTTCTTCtccgatcatcatcatcaccacgatTTCAAGACGGTTAACTCTGGTTCAGAGATCGTCGATGACATCGTTGCCACTCATCTCTCTGGTCACGCGGCGGTGAAGTCATCATCAACCACGGCGGAGCTAGGGTTTAACAACGGTGGTGCAACCACCGGAGAAGCTTTGTCTCTGGCGGTTAACAACAACACATCGTCAGATCAACAACCTCagagcaacaagaagaagacgataGTATCTAAGAAGGATTCATCGGATGAGTCGAAGAAGAAGGTTGTCGAACCATTGGGACAAAGAACTTCGATTTATCGAGGAGTCACCAG ACATAGATGGACTGGGAGATACGAAGCTCATCTATGGGATAACAGCTGTAGGAGGGAAGGTCAAGCCAGAAAAGGACGTCAAG TGTACTTAG GTGGATATGACAAGGAAGATAAAGCAGCTAGAGCCTATGACTTAGCAGCTTTGAAATACTGGGGTCATATTGCTACTACAAATTTCCCG GTAGCGAGTTATTCAAAAGAACTTGAGGAAATGAATCACATGACCAAGCAAGAGTTCATTGCATCTCTTAGGAG GAAAAGTAGCGGTTTTTCGAGAGGAGCTTCTATGTATAGAGGTGTCACAAGGCATCATCAACAAGGTCGTTGGCAAGCAAGGATCGGCCGTGTCGCAGGCAACAAAGATCTTTACCTCGGAACCTTTG CAACCGAAGAGGAAGCAGCAGAGGCTTATGACATAGCAGCCATAAAGTTCAGAGGAATCAACGCAGTAACTAACTTTGAGATGAACCGCTATGACGTTGAAGCAGTCATGAAATGTTCTTTCCCCGTAGGAGCTGCGAAACGCCACAAGGTCGCTGTTGAATCTCCCCCTTCATCTGACCATAGCCTCCAACAACAAGATTTGCTTcctccctcttcttcctctgatgtTCACCCTAACTCAATCCCATGTGGTATTCCATACGACCCGTCAGTTCTTTATCACCACCAGAACTTCTTTCAGCATTATCCTTTGGTTTCTGACTCCACAGTTCAAGTTCCTATGAACTCAGCTGAGTTTTTCTTGTGGCCTAACCAGTCTTACTAA